From one Microbulbifer sp. A4B17 genomic stretch:
- the clpS gene encoding ATP-dependent Clp protease adapter ClpS, which translates to MSTSRIIKLSSSDSDGDNPHLDDFDGELALEEAPPQLKRPPMYKVVMLNDDYTPMDFVVETLELFFSVNRERATQLMLQVHTRGKAVCGVYTRDIAETKAAQVNQFAQENEHPLLCEIEADESKED; encoded by the coding sequence ATGAGTACTTCGCGAATCATTAAACTAAGCTCCAGTGACTCCGATGGAGACAATCCTCACCTCGATGATTTCGATGGTGAGTTGGCCCTTGAGGAGGCGCCGCCGCAACTGAAGCGGCCGCCGATGTATAAAGTTGTCATGCTCAACGATGACTACACCCCCATGGATTTTGTTGTTGAGACTCTGGAGTTGTTTTTTTCAGTAAACCGGGAGCGCGCCACACAGTTGATGTTGCAGGTTCACACACGGGGAAAAGCAGTGTGCGGTGTCTATACTCGGGATATAGCGGAGACAAAGGCCGCACAGGTCAATCAGTTCGCTCAAGAGAATGAGCATCCCCTGTTGTGTGAGATTGAAGCGGACGAAAGCAAAGAGGATTGA
- the clpA gene encoding ATP-dependent Clp protease ATP-binding subunit ClpA, producing MLSKDLEVTLNLAFKGARAKRHEFMTVEHLLLALLDNESAADVLHACGADLSALRRELLEFVDSTTPLIPEADTDRETQPTLGFQRVLQRAVFHVQSSGKKEVTGANVLVAIFCEQESQAVYYLKQQSVARIDVVNYITHGISRVGSSGNNHHHGSDTAPEQVDEEISGGAEPGGSDPLESYATNLNQEAILGRIDPLVGRAPEVERVTQVLARRRKNNPLLVGESGVGKTAIAEGLARRIVDEDIPEPLKESTIYSLDLGSLLAGTKYRGDFEKRFKALLAELKKREHAVLFIDEIHTIIGAGAASGGVMDASNLLKPLLSSGQLRCIGSTTFTEYRGIFEKDRALSRRFQKIDVSEPSVEETVQILQGLRSCFEDHHKVRFTDGALDAAAQLSSRHITERFLPDKAIDVIDEAGAYQSLLPEEDRKEVIGVCEIEMVIAKMARIPAKSVSASDKEQLSRLDDNLKMVVFGQDSAIDALGTAIKLSRAGLGSEEKPIGSFLFSGPTGVGKTELCRQLAKVMGIELIRFDMSEYMERHTVSRLIGAPPGYVGFDQGGLLTDSVTKHPHSVVLLDEIEKAHPEVFNLLLQVMDHGTLTDNNGRKADFRNVILIMTTNAGAEVMSRRSIGFSHQDHSTDGMEEIKKMFTPEFRNRLDNIIQFRSLPLEVVKTVVDKFIVELQAQLDDSKVTLVVDDEAREWLAVRGYDEKMGARPMSRLIRDKLRKPLAEAVLFGELAEEGGRVCVTIEDDELAIKTAVPA from the coding sequence ATGCTCAGCAAGGACTTAGAGGTAACGCTTAATCTAGCGTTCAAAGGTGCTCGAGCGAAACGGCATGAGTTTATGACCGTTGAGCACCTATTGCTGGCGCTCTTGGATAACGAGTCCGCAGCAGATGTACTACATGCTTGTGGAGCGGATTTAAGTGCATTGCGCCGTGAACTCCTGGAGTTTGTAGACTCCACAACACCGTTGATCCCGGAGGCAGATACAGACCGCGAAACTCAGCCGACTCTGGGCTTCCAGAGGGTCCTGCAGAGGGCCGTATTCCATGTCCAGTCATCCGGTAAAAAGGAAGTTACGGGAGCTAATGTCCTGGTTGCTATTTTCTGTGAGCAGGAGAGCCAGGCTGTTTACTACTTGAAGCAGCAGAGTGTTGCCCGGATAGACGTAGTCAACTACATCACCCACGGAATTTCCCGCGTTGGCTCCAGTGGTAATAATCACCATCACGGTTCTGATACTGCACCTGAGCAGGTAGATGAGGAAATTAGTGGGGGTGCTGAGCCTGGTGGTTCCGACCCCCTGGAAAGTTATGCCACCAACCTCAACCAGGAGGCAATTCTTGGTCGCATTGATCCACTGGTTGGTCGTGCCCCTGAAGTGGAGCGCGTCACTCAGGTTCTGGCTCGTCGCCGCAAAAACAATCCATTGCTGGTTGGTGAGTCCGGTGTAGGTAAGACCGCAATTGCCGAAGGATTGGCGCGGCGTATTGTCGATGAGGATATCCCTGAGCCTTTGAAAGAGAGCACTATTTACTCTCTGGATCTCGGCTCCCTGTTGGCGGGAACCAAGTATCGCGGTGATTTTGAGAAGCGCTTTAAGGCCCTGTTGGCTGAGCTCAAGAAGCGTGAGCACGCCGTACTGTTTATTGATGAGATCCACACCATCATCGGGGCCGGCGCCGCTTCAGGAGGCGTCATGGATGCCTCCAACCTGCTTAAGCCGCTACTTTCCAGCGGTCAATTGCGCTGTATAGGTTCCACAACTTTTACTGAATATCGCGGTATCTTTGAAAAAGATCGCGCTCTATCTCGCCGTTTTCAAAAGATTGATGTCAGTGAGCCTTCGGTTGAGGAGACTGTGCAGATTCTTCAAGGGCTCAGAAGCTGCTTTGAGGATCATCACAAGGTCCGCTTTACCGATGGGGCTCTGGATGCTGCAGCCCAGCTCTCCAGTCGCCATATCACCGAGCGGTTCCTGCCGGATAAGGCCATTGATGTGATCGATGAGGCCGGAGCTTACCAATCCCTGTTGCCTGAAGAGGACCGCAAAGAGGTTATCGGGGTCTGTGAGATTGAGATGGTTATCGCCAAGATGGCGAGAATACCCGCCAAGAGTGTGTCTGCTTCTGACAAGGAGCAGCTGTCACGGCTCGATGACAATCTCAAAATGGTGGTGTTTGGGCAGGATAGCGCCATTGATGCCCTGGGTACGGCAATTAAGTTGAGTCGCGCGGGGCTGGGTTCTGAAGAGAAGCCTATAGGCTCCTTCCTGTTTTCGGGACCCACCGGTGTTGGCAAGACGGAGCTCTGTCGTCAGTTGGCAAAGGTAATGGGTATCGAGCTGATTCGCTTTGACATGTCCGAGTACATGGAGCGTCATACGGTTTCCCGCTTGATAGGTGCGCCTCCTGGGTATGTTGGTTTTGACCAGGGCGGTTTACTGACCGATTCGGTGACCAAACATCCCCACAGTGTTGTGCTGCTCGACGAGATTGAGAAGGCGCATCCCGAAGTATTCAATCTGCTGCTGCAGGTGATGGATCACGGCACTCTGACTGATAACAATGGCCGCAAAGCGGACTTCCGGAATGTCATCCTGATTATGACTACCAATGCGGGCGCTGAGGTGATGAGCCGCCGTTCGATCGGTTTCTCCCATCAAGATCACTCCACCGATGGGATGGAGGAGATCAAAAAGATGTTTACTCCGGAATTCCGCAATCGCCTCGATAATATTATCCAGTTCCGCTCCCTGCCTCTGGAGGTGGTGAAGACGGTAGTGGACAAGTTTATCGTTGAGCTGCAGGCGCAGTTGGATGACTCCAAAGTGACTTTGGTTGTCGATGATGAGGCCCGTGAGTGGCTGGCAGTGCGGGGTTATGACGAGAAAATGGGAGCGAGGCCTATGTCTCGCCTGATTCGCGACAAGCTGCGCAAGCCTCTGGCGGAAGCCGTGCTCTTTGGTGAGCTGGCGGAAGAGGGGGGGCGTGTTTGTGTCACAATTGAAGATGATGAGCTGGCGATTAAAACGGCGGTGCCTGCCTAA
- the infA gene encoding translation initiation factor IF-1 — MAKDDYIEMEGEVIDTLPNTTFRVKLENGHVVIAHISGKMRKNYIRILTGDKVKVELTPYDLSKGRITYRAR, encoded by the coding sequence ATGGCAAAAGACGATTATATTGAAATGGAAGGCGAGGTGATCGACACCCTGCCGAACACCACTTTCCGCGTAAAGCTGGAAAACGGACACGTGGTAATTGCGCACATCTCCGGAAAGATGCGCAAAAACTACATTCGCATTCTCACCGGCGACAAGGTGAAAGTGGAGCTGACTCCATACGACCTGAGCAAGGGCCGCATTACGTACCGCGCGCGCTAA